Below is a genomic region from Rosa chinensis cultivar Old Blush chromosome 5, RchiOBHm-V2, whole genome shotgun sequence.
ACTAAAAACTCATTCACCATAATGACAAAAAAGGGGATGTTCCAAGAAGACATATCTGTTTCATAAATGCCAGTTTTTCTAACAGGCGCAAGACTAACATGGCTTTGCAAACAATACATGAACTTCTAAAACAGATGGttacataaataaattttgatggcATATTCTAAGAACTCAGCCAAACAACAATTTATAATAATTTCCGTATGTTACCAAAAgagattttttgttttcatgaAGATGACCACACAGAACGGACAATATATTATCTAGATTTCTATAATGACCtgatttacaatttttttttttttggataaatctGCATACTGATTAATAATATTATATTAGCACATATGGGTGTTTCCGCAGACAAGAGAAATGCTTCAAtaacaaaaattcaaagaagagcTGTCCTTCAAATGTAcagacaaaagaaaagaaaagaaaatactaATAAAGAAGATATGTTTAGATCACCTTCACGCTGCTTCCGCTCTAATCtcgccttttcttgttgcatcTTCAGTGGATCACTTCTATTACCCTGCATATGAGGAAACAGTATTTAGTGAATCAACGATATAAGAGCAGACAATAACTAAAATGCTGCAAACCAATGCATCAAACAAAACTTGCATGATCTTTTACCAAAAAGATAAGTCTTACTTGATCAAGTAGACTTTTCTGTTGAGCTTTCAAAATAGTATCCGCAAAGCGACTCTTCAGCATTGCAGCACGGAGAGCCTTTTTTGGTGATAGTGGAACACTAAAAATAGGAGTGCTCCATTCTAGACAAAATTGATGACAACGAATTAATAATATGTAATATGCCAAGTTGAAGGGTTAAAGGAAACAAAACTCTATTCAGGCATTGCTAAGGAAACTGACCTTCTCCAGAAGCAGCATCTGTGACTGGGGTTGTAAGCTGAGAACTGGGACATATGGTTTCCTCATCCAGAGCACTTACGGCCCCTTCAAATTCCAACATCATGCTACTACTCAGATCACTAAAGCAAAACTGGCTAAAAATCATATATTTGTAAAGTTATGTCGTCTCACCATCAGACTCTGGATCTGACTTGCTCATATGGGATGTAGAAGAGCCTTTTGCTTGACCATCCTGAAATTGAACAAAAGGTTACAATTTGCAAAGCATAATACTTTTAACAGATACTTTTGAGGATGTCAAACAGAGATACTACCATACATACCGGTCCGGATACATTGGCAATAGACGAATGATGATTTTGTTCTCTGCCTACAGACCTCTCAGAAGAAATGTctgaaacccaaaaaaaaaaaaagagaattaaTTTCAAGCAGATTCTAAAGCGTGAAATGTGCCAGCAAAAGAAAAGATCAAATAACTAACCACTTGAGGAGCGATAGTCAGTGCGTAGGCTGCATCGGCATGTAATGTTGCCACATGTTCCACATTTGCTACCAACCAAGCTTGGTGGCTGCTTTGCACTTCTAGAGCCAGAAGATTGTCTGCCACCACTATCGCAGCCTATATGACACACAATCAATTATCTCTAAAGAACCTCAACTAGCTCCTATAAATAGCACAAAGCAGAAACTTCCTATAAATAGCACAAAGCAGAAACTTCCTATAAATAGCACAAAGCAGAAACTTGCATACTATACCTCTATTGAAGTTCTTTCCCGACATTTTTGGAGTGGAGTTCTTGACTGTTTTGGCAAGCTCTACCTGTATAAACAAAGTACATACAACTTAGACAGAGTAACAAGATGCAAACTTTTAGAACGGCAAATAGCAGCGGAACAATTAACTGCACAAAAAGTTTACttcaatgtttaagcatatGAAAATATACCGACTATCGCTTACCTCACCATCACTTACACCAAAAGCAGCTCCAACATTCTCTCTGCTGAGGACTGGGCTTTTGGACACTGGTACACTCTGAAACGGAGTAGATTTATGGGAATTCAGTCTCGTATCAGTTATTTcagttattttcttaacttgccCACACGAATTTTTCCCCATATCAACCTTCGAGCTTCCCTGACTCCACTTCACATCCAGATGTCTCCATTTCATCTCAAACTTTGTATTTAGGTCTTTTGCCATCTGATGAAAAGGATTGCCCGGGGGATTATAGAGCATGGCATTAGAAAAGGTCAATCTGACATCAGCTGCGAACTCTCCAGCGCCAAAATACAAATTTCTGTCCAGCTTTGATTTGATCGTTCCCAAATCCATGGGAGAAGAGATGACATCAAAATAATCAGGAATTTGTAGCTCAACAGGATCAACTGGTTTTCTGAAGGCCCAAGAGTCCTTATGAGAAATCAGTGTATTCAGAATTGTTGAGCACTGACCCTTCAGTTTACGATCCATCTTCAGCTTCTTCTCTCTCGGAGCCTCAATATCCCCTGAGGGTCCCCTCTTCTTACCACCCGGGAGAGAAGTTTGTGCAACAGAGCTCAAACCCCTGGCTGACACTGTATTCCCAAAGTCACGCGACACTTTCCCGTCATCGGATTCCCCTATTTTCCCGGGCTCAACTTCTATTCTTTTGCAGGAAAATTTGATCTTCAGCTTGCTGCCCGAAAACATGGTTGTTTCTGTGGCAATCATAGTAAAAACACACTCCGAAATAGAAGACGAACACAGCCTGAATTCAAGTTCTAAAAAATCAGATAGGCATTCAGAAAATTAACCCAACAACTACACAAACTGGTGTACTATTCATACTTAAACAGTacacaaaaaaaacaaagaacttgTACAGTacaaagaacaaagaaacaGATAACCCAAATACATACTCGAAACCCAGAAGCGAGTTGGGAGACTTCAAATTCAACTAAACAAGAACGATTTGCAGTAGATCATTAACAAAACCAAATACCCAAATCGTTGATCCCAAATCGTGCCCTAGAGACGATCTAACACGAGATCGGCGAGATAAGTAACTAGGATCGAAGAACTaaccaaaattaaaaattgaaacGAAAAACCCTAACTTTTAACAGACAAAGAATCGAAGCCCTAACTGATACGGAAGATTATAAATTGGTGATGGAAGTAAAATTCGCGGGATTAGGGTTTGAAGAAGTTACCGGAATTGAATGAAAGGCGGAGACTTGACGGTGGAATCGGGCGGCGGGATcggagagcgagagagagggCTACGCCCCACGCCCCTCTCGAAGTCGTCGAATCGTATccggagagaagagaagagaaggagagaagGGTTTTAGAGAGTGAATGGAAAAAGGAGACAGTGAGCTTATCATTGAGAGGTAGAGTCGGTTTTAGAGACCCACTAGGGTTTTTCACTAtttggatttttctttttttttaatttttaatttctctAGAGACGTAAACAGACTTTCTTCGATATTtcagtggtttttttttttttgagaaagatATTTTGGTGTTAGTTACGACTTACGCGTATGTTAATTACGCGTAAAAGCCAGCAGGGGATATTCTTTTAGATTCTTTCATGCTTTGGTTTGCCATTGGAATTTGGAAGATTGCATTTTCACCCTTTTGTTTCCTTccctttttctgtttttatagACCATGGTGAAATTCACCATGGTGAAGATTGCATTTTCACCCTTTTGTTTCCTTCCCTtaccttcattttttttatctcgTGAAAATTCACCAGGTTGCTGTTGTGGATCGAATTGCGACAATGTGAAAAAACCGAAATATTCGCCGAGTGTATGATAAGGCCCCCTACAGAATACCAAGTTTCACATAATCCATAGCAAGTGTGCTGTGTTCAAGCGCAGGTCTCTGAATAACAGAAGCCAAAGGGAGATTGAAGTTTCTCTAGCAATTGACCTTACAAATAAGAACAGGGTTCAAGGCCAATACAGATGCATATTGAATATTTCAAAATCAGGTGGAAAAAGAAGTCATATATTGTCAGATTTTTCCTTCAGCAACATTCAAACTCAATGATCCATTGAGAACTAGGGCTCGGAATAAAGGATAAGTTGCAGTACAATTCTTCGTACAAAACTTTCTAGTTTGGAAACAGACCAAAGTAAATCAGCAAGCAAGGCACAAACTCAGATATGGGTTAAACCAAACGAGGTTAGAAGCCAAAGGCGAGCAGATTGAAGTCTCTAGCAATTGACCTTGCAAATAAGAACACGGTTCAGGGACAATACAGATGCGTATTGAATATTTCAAAATCAGGTGGACTAAGAAGTCATATTTTGTCAGATTTTTCCTTCAGCAACGTTCAAACTCGATGATCCATTGAGAACTGGGGCTCGGAATAAAGGATAAGTTCCAGTACAATTCTTCATACAAACTTTCTAGTTTGGAAACAGACCAAAGTAAATCAGCAAGCAAAGCACAAACTCGGATATGGGTTAAACCAAACGAGGTTATCAGATAGTTTAATCTAGAGATACTGGTGCTGATGAGCACTGAATCAGATGCACAAGTACCAGAGATGAGCTGTATTTCAAGTCTAATTTCAAATTCTGAATTGATGGGCAGAAAAGTGTCACAACACCATGAAGTTTTacataaaaactaataaaatctcAAAACAAATCTTCCATATTAGCTTAAAGTCTCCAACAAAGGACAGCAGCATAagataaaaaccaaaaacactcCATTTAGAAAAGCGATGTTCCCTTTCCCTTCTTGTCTCCACCAATCTCAAAGTGCTTGCACCTCTGCAATAACAAGCAGAAACAAGTTAAGAGGACTGCCTCAATTCACAACTGCAACCAAACAAAAGCATACACAAACTAAAACACTGACCTTGATTGGATGCTGAGAAACATGCTTGCATCCCTGGCATTGGAGCCTCAGAACAATCTTCTTGGTAGTCTTGGCCTGTTTGGAAATGTAAAGGTTAACATTAAGATTTCTGAATGTAGATAATAATAAGCCAAGGCAAAATTCGCTGAAGCTTAAAGAAGTGAAGATCAATCTGTCTACAGCAAAGACTAATGATTATACCTTCTTGTGAAAGACTGGCTTGGTCTGACCTCCATAACCAGACTGCTTGCGATCGTAACGACGCTTTCCCTGAGCAGCAAGACTGTCCTTGCCCTTCTTGTACTGTGTAACCTTGTGCAAGGTGTGCTTCTTGCACGCCTTGTTCTTGCAGTAGGTCTTCTTAGTCTTGGGAACGTTCACCTAAAACATTCCAAATTCAGTCATCATCCCTCTACCCCATTTCAAAACAAATCCACCGGGAATTTAACAACAACGAAAAAAAATAACACAGACAATGCAATTCAATAAACGCCAAATTACAGTAACCAGCATAAGAAACATGTTCAATGATTCAAACCCAACAAATCAAACCAATTAAAATTGAACTGCGCAATCTATCAGAAACCCTACAACAGGATGCAGCACAGTAATTCACCAACCCAAGTCTATGTAATCCATCCTTTCTCTTTCAATACTCTTTCTATATCCAAAGACGAACACAACATAAAGTCAATTCCTTTACATGGAAGAAACTACTTTGATGAATCGTAACACAACAAAACACACCACAAAAATCTAACCCAAACTCTATACCAGCTTCAATCCATAACATACAGCCCAATAATTGAAGTTCTGGCTAAAGTAAACcacaaagaaattgaaaattgataaccATGGAATTCACGATTGAATTTCTAAGGGAGGACGAAAGTAAACAGATCCAGAAAACAAATCGAGCTATGCCGTGAGTGTATGAagcagagagtgagagagagagagaggtaccaTGGTGAAGGCAGCGGCTCGATACAGAAATGAGTTGAGCAGCGAAAGCGGCCTGGACGGTGAAGCTGAAACCCTAATGCGTGAGTGAGCTATCGTTCCGCTTTTATACTTGATTTGCTGGGCTTTTGGtcggttcgtaattattttattttgaaagtgGGTATGGGCTTTCTAGACTGATATTGAAGTTGGGCTCTGCTACAACTGAATGAGCCCGTCTCTTTTCTTTTGTGCTAAAAACTTCGATGATCGtgtttcccttttcttttgttgGAGAACCAAAACACCCTCCTTGGTGAGTTTGTAGCAACCTAGTGTTGCTTCTTAATTTCATTTACGTTGGACTTGATTAATGTGTTATGTGGTCACTTGTTACACCTTTAATGCGGTGTGAACTTAACCCGACCAGAGACACGAGTTCGATTCATGTAAGGGATAGGTCACTATGGACGAGTTCGGATTTGCTAATCTGAATAGGGATATTGAATTTCACTACCTTATTTGTCAAGATATATTTATAAATACCTGAAAAACTATTTTTCAAAGCTCTCAACATTCTAATAGAGTGAATGTCCACGAGGCCTCGTACCTTATTGGGCAGCACCTACACGCACAAATACATACGGTATACACTGCACTATGATCCAGATTATCTGCACACCATGGATGTACAAAGTATATTGATGCACGCAAGTTGTGATCTATAACCACTTTCAGGTTTCAATCAGGCTTTACAATCTGTCAAGTAAAGCTTTATGAATTGCATGCATATACATACTCGAAGTCTCTCTGGGTTAAAAAGGGATCACAACTTATATAACGATGTAGAATTTCTGCATATTCACAGATCTATGCTTTAAAAACTGTTCACTGAGTTGCTTGTGTTGTAGACAAATATACCAACCAAACAAACCCAAACCACTTTTGAACTTTCAGACTCTACATTTTACACATATAACATTTCCAAAATCTGGTACTACATTATCACCTAACCCTTACTGGCCAAGAACAGACTGTggtaaatgatttttttttccgatgTACTTTTTCACTGTTAAGGCCAAGCTTCTTATTTAGTGCTAATGCTCTTTCCTGCTATTGAATCTCGATTGAAACCTCTTCCTCTAGACAGATACATGTTGTTTTCAGCAAATGAGAACATCTTCAGTTATACGAGTTTGTTCACACATATGTAACTATCAAGGGTTCTCTCAAGCCTTTCTTAGATAGATTGCTGTAGTAGAAGTACAAAGCCAATTGGACAATAGCCAAAATTGTTCCAATACCATTCGGAACCTGCGCAAGAAATGAAATAAAGTGAGATGTGGTTGCTGCCTAAAGCAATAATTTAACTGCTGAAATTTGCAGATTAGAACCGAAAATTGCTTTGTGTCAGCACCAAACACAATACTTACATATAGGAATGGATCTTCCTTGAACACTCCGTatgcagagaaagagagactcATCAAGAAGGTTGCAAGAGAAAGATAGAATGGCATGAACTCGACGCTCCTTGTTTTTATCACCAATTTCTGAAATAAAGGATATATGTGAAACCACGTGTGTGATGAATGTGAAATTAAAGCAAATCAGAAATTGCAGTGTCTGAAAGCAAGTTAAAAGAGATCTGTTCGCATAAACTTACTATGATAAACAGCGGTGAAGCAAACATTGAGATAAGTGAAAAAACACTCAAATATCCGACAAATATCTGCCTTCCATCATAGTCTAAAACTTTTAAGCTCACATAGACTATCAATCCAAAAATAGCAAGAACTACCAGTAGCAATCCCAGCATCCTCACCTGCAATCAGCATTGTAGAGACCAGACGATTAGCAGAGTTCTAAGAGGAATATCAATAAGAAATGGAAGTAGGCTTGGGGGAATGGTTACCTTAATTTCTTTTTCAGCATAAGCGATGAAAATGCTTATGTAGATTAACTGGAAAACTGCCCCAAATGAATTGACTGTAGCCACCCATATGATCCCAGTCTTCACGGCAGGCGAGCCATACCAGAGGCATATCAAGCAATTCAGAAAGGCATATATGTAAGGCAATCCTGAGAATTGTTCCGTTGACTTGTTTCGGATGATTCTCTTAAATGTTGGTCTGGAAAACATAAGAAAAGATTCATAAATCAAAGGCGAGGTGAAAAGTTTCTGAAGTGTTCATTTTTCCTATAAATTCCATAAAGAACTTACATTGGTGAGACAAACAACACAAATGCAAAGACATTACCTGCAGTGGACAAAAGGGTATTAGAATTTGTGAATAGGCATATTGATAAGATAAGGTAAAACTATATCCACTTGGTATATAGCATATCAATACAGATGATCAAATTATGAGATTTATAGTATCAACTATCAAGGCAATATTCTGAATTTCAGATGTGGATTTcattaaaaagaagaaatattgaGTCTGATTTCTGTCGGATGTGGATTACTTAAAATCATTGGTTATGAAATTGAGATAATGTAAAAAACCAATGATGAAATTTATCAGAAGAATTTTGGGTTACTGGAAAAATATGTCCGGCTATAAGCATAATCATACAACTCCACACCTAAGCTGATTCACATGCATCTTAAATGGACAAAGATATAAATTTTCATCCCAATTAGCAATCAAAAGCTCTCAATTTCTAGAAAAGTGCCAGACCCAGAAGAGTATATTCCTAGTTCATTCAAAAGGATTCAAGATTCTGGTACCCAGTTACCAGAAATCTAAAAGTCAACCATATAATGGAAGAAAAGCTCCAAGCATATAGCCAAATATCAACAAGAGAAGATGCATGATGCATGATGAATCGGAAACAGTGTCAAATTAAGAAAGGGTACCAGCAATTCCAGCTGCAACACTGAAACCTAAATACACAGAAGACAACTCCATTGTCAACATGATTCCTAAAATATCAAAGCCACTGATAATTTTGTTTTCAACTTTCACTCCACAATTACTCAACACCAAACAGCAGCTTTGCTCTCTCCCTCTCTGTTTCCCTCTCTACCACAAGCAAAGCCTGTTTATAGCAAAAGCGATTGGATGAAatttaaactaaaaaaaaacacGTGTTTTTCACTTTGTAAGATAGAGAGAACTGGCACCCTTAATTATATATCTACCTCTACAGAAtctatcagatttttttttgtgtcaaaTTTCTAGTAAACACAATGTGGGTTTCCAACCATTTATTCTTCACTGCTGTTCTATACATAGCATATACAATGATCGAACCAATAGTAAGAGATTAGTTTGACAGCTATCAAATAGAAATGTCATACTCACACCCAATTCTACTTTGTGGCTTAGAGAGACTTCAAGTGGGACTCAGCCTTCACTATCAGTCATCAACTGGTAGAGATTTTTCTCAtcacaaaaagaaataaaaatggtAGAGATTGCTTTTTGGGCCATATAAATTAAGAAACTTGTTTCCTTCCTCCTTATTATGAATATCTTTGCATATCTTTGCAATATATAAGTTGTAGTGGTTATAAATCTATAAGCACATGTCTTATATATCTGAAATTGAATATGGGATCGAATATTGGTATCTGCAGAATGAATTGGGTCGGCTGAAAAATCAAGTGGAACATACAAACACATGGGTCTTCATCAAAAATCTCCTCCTCCAATATGAACAGATCATACCAAGTTTTAACACTAGTAGCTTATGTATGAGATTTTGTATACAATTGGTCTCTGAAAATGTTAGAAAAAAATGTCTCCTAGCTGCAACGTTGATGCTAATAGTGGTTCAGAATCCAAAACATCTTGTTGAATAAAGAGCATTAcagattcttttcttctttaatcaCTTGGACACTATTGACCAAGAAGGTTCATGGTCACAGATGGATTGTTGGCTACTAGCCAAAATTTGTTTTGCATAACCTAAATTAAGGGCCCGAAAGGAGCTGACCACAAAACCATAAATTTGTGACCGTAGATAGGGGAGTTCCACGTATCTCTTAATTTACAATTTCATAACTCGATTTTTCACAAACATTTCAGTGAGATATAAGGCACAGTCAAACACTCACTTAAACACAAAGCAAGCAAATTTTGGTGTGGATAATGTGGGAGTTCATTGGTGGGATTCATGTCCTCCTTGTGCAATTGCAGCCTACATTCCCGTGATTTAAATGGTTTTCCCAACTATCGCTTCAGTTTTTGACCTAATTATCAATGGGACATGGAGTTGACATGTAGCTTGGCTTGCTATGCTTCTTAGTAATGGAAATCTCCTTCACAGTTGCACTGGAACCTGTCAATTGTTACTATTTGGCTTCCAAACCCTTTTGCTAAAAACAGGCTTTGCTTGTGGGTTTGGAACTAAAGTCTGTACGGTCACTGTctgttggtttttattttttatttttgggtgacCTTAGCAGTTCCCATATTTTGTTTCGGGttgttattctttttgtttttgggaggGGGTTTAAGGTTTATGTCCCCCTCTCCCCTATTGTAcactttattttttaattttattcaaTAAACTAAAATAGAGGGACAGGCGGTGAGTTTCCGGGTGTAGTGGTCACTTCCCCTTTTTGGAGAGGATAGGCGCTCCGCGCAATGACCGCTAACGAGGTGCTAATATCGTCtaatcatttatttttattttttattttttatttttaaaaaaaagtgcGCATTCCTTGTGCTTGGTTTCGTATAAGGAATTATGCAATTCTTACTCAATCAATGATAGAATATACCACAAAATTAACCTAGTATAACCCCAAAAGTATATAATACAGTCATAAAGTAAGCACCATAATTgtaacaagaaaacaaaaaactctGTAGTTAGTTATGATGCTTTCTTGAACACACTCATTCGTCTTTTTGTGAACATGACTTTATAGTAGTACTATGGGTCTGGTAAGGTCTCTTTTGGGCTTCTATTTATTATTTTGGGCTTAACCCGAATTATTTCGGGTCTATTATTTACTCCGATCCCCGCCAAATAAAACGGGAAAATTAGATTTCCCGCCATTTGTTTTTACCTTTTGGGTAACTTTTGATGTTTGCCTCCATTTGGGTCCAACCCTCCGTCTTCCTAtaaaccctctctctctctctcttgattaGATGAAGAAATTTGAAGGCAGCTGATAGCCTTCGTTTGGGGTtttgagaaagaagaagatggggaTTCAAGGGCTTCTGCCCTTGTTGAAATCGATAATGGAGCCAATCCACATTAAGGACTTGAAGGGCTCTTGTGTGGCCATCGATACCTACTCTTGGCTTCACAAAGGTGCCCTGTCCTGCAGCAGAGACCTCTGTAAAGGCATACCCACTTCCAGGTCTCTCTTTGTTTTACCAAAATTTGTTGAATTTGGGATaatggggttttgggttttgggttttagggtcaTCTGTGCcctaatttggctgaaatttttggtGGGTTTATGAAATGGGATGATGGGTTCTTGATGGTTTGATCGGTTTGGTGGAAATGTGATGATGGGTCGGCTTTGTTTACTTGTTTTGATGCGTTTTGGCATTATGGGTCTTGTTTTTGTGTCATTTCTGGTTATAATTAGGTGAAATTGTACTTGTTTAGATTTCCAAATTGAGGAATTGAGCTTAAAGAACCCACATTTTCCAGTTAGTTTGTGAGGAAGGCTCATATGGGTtgctaaaaatcacaacttttTATGATTCAGAAAGCTACATTTAAATTTTGTGCAGTTGGTTTAGAACTAGGATGAGATTTTAGTGACAAAGAGATGAGGTTGATTTGTATGTATTTCATTTCCGATGTTAGGCACATTGACTACTGCATGCATAGAGTGAATCTGCTGCGGCATTACGGTGTTAAGCCTATACTTGTCTTTGATGGCGGTCTTCTACCGATGAAGGGTGAACAAGAGAACAAACGTGCAAGGTATGCTGGTATCTTCGCTTCTTTGACTTGCATTCAGTTGGTAATTCATAATCATTCTGGCTGCTCTCATTTATTTATGCCATTTGAATTTTCTGTTGTGCTATATCTAACATATAGCTCACTAGTAATATTTTTAGGAGACAAACTACTTAAGAAGCTGTCTAAATCCTGAAAGTAGATTAATGCATATGTTTCTATATGTGATTGTCATGGGAGAAATAATAGTCTTATGTAGCTTAGGGCTCAGATGGGCCCAAATACCCAGTTCAACTTATGGTagttctttttttcatttccccTTGTCTTGGATTGGGTCTCTCAACTCAACCCCTTCATCAAAACCACTGTGTCCATGTCATTTTTACTACCTCATTTGGTAAGCTTCCTAATAATTTTAATTCTTGATTGGTTTGTTTGATTGTCTCTGCACACAAAGTAAAGCTGCTGTTCTTTCTCTGCCATCCTTATTATTTTGATAGATAAAGATACTGCATTGGTGCTTGCCTTTCAATAGTGAAGGTGAAAGTTCATGAGTAACTTTACTTAGAAACTGTTTTGAATCATTCTAATGCAGGGCGAGAAAGGAAAATTTTGCGCGTGCTATTGAGCATGATTCCAATGGCAATTCTTCTGCTGCTTATGAGTGCTACCAGAAAGCTGTTGACATTTCACCTTCTATTGCCTTAGAGTTAATCCAGGTTAGGAAACTAGTTTTACAATGGTCTAAGAAACACACTATCTCTTTAAAAGAATGAGAGCTTCAAAGCCATATTTCTGCTTAGTACTAGGTTATGCTTCTCCTCTTCTACTGACATTGTTGCTTCTGAAAGGTGTTAAAACAGGAGAATGTATGTTATGTTGTGGCTCCATATGAGGCAGACGCACAAATGACCTTCTTGGCGGTCAGCAAACAGGTGGAGGCAGTCATCACTGAAGACTCTGATCTAATACCATTTGGATGTCCTAGAGTAAGCTTTCTAGCAAAGATTGCCTATTTCTTTACTGCTAGAAGTTTACTGTCCGAGTAATGCTTTAATCTTTTCCCAAATTCAGATTATCTATAAAATGGACAAATTTGGGCAAGGTGTTGAGTTTCAGTATTCAAGGCTACCTCGGAACAAGGACTTGAGCTTTGCAGGGTTCACAAAACAGATGGTTCTGGATATGTGTATTCTTAGTGGTTGTGACTATTTGCAGTCATTGCCTGGAATGGGACTTAAA
It encodes:
- the LOC112201531 gene encoding transcription factor GTE12, whose protein sequence is MIATETTMFSGSKLKIKFSCKRIEVEPGKIGESDDGKVSRDFGNTVSARGLSSVAQTSLPGGKKRGPSGDIEAPREKKLKMDRKLKGQCSTILNTLISHKDSWAFRKPVDPVELQIPDYFDVISSPMDLGTIKSKLDRNLYFGAGEFAADVRLTFSNAMLYNPPGNPFHQMAKDLNTKFEMKWRHLDVKWSQGSSKVDMGKNSCGQVKKITEITDTRLNSHKSTPFQSVPVSKSPVLSRENVGAAFGVSDGEVELAKTVKNSTPKMSGKNFNRGCDSGGRQSSGSRSAKQPPSLVGSKCGTCGNITCRCSLRTDYRSSSDISSERSVGREQNHHSSIANVSGPDGQAKGSSTSHMSKSDPESDGAVSALDEETICPSSQLTTPVTDAASGEEWSTPIFSVPLSPKKALRAAMLKSRFADTILKAQQKSLLDQGNRSDPLKMQQEKARLERKQREEKVRIEAEIRAAEAAAQRQAELEVKERQEREREEARIALEKMERTVVFEQNCYILEELKRLAGYNGGSWGSHFRSPLERLGLFIKEEYTVDVDELEEGEEGEIL
- the LOC112201533 gene encoding 60S ribosomal protein L44, with the translated sequence MVNVPKTKKTYCKNKACKKHTLHKVTQYKKGKDSLAAQGKRRYDRKQSGYGGQTKPVFHKKAKTTKKIVLRLQCQGCKHVSQHPIKRCKHFEIGGDKKGKGTSLF
- the LOC112201532 gene encoding bidirectional sugar transporter SWEET2a, which encodes MLTMELSSVYLGFSVAAGIAGNVFAFVLFVSPIPTFKRIIRNKSTEQFSGLPYIYAFLNCLICLWYGSPAVKTGIIWVATVNSFGAVFQLIYISIFIAYAEKEIKVRMLGLLLVVLAIFGLIVYVSLKVLDYDGRQIFVGYLSVFSLISMFASPLFIIKLVIKTRSVEFMPFYLSLATFLMSLSFSAYGVFKEDPFLYVPNGIGTILAIVQLALYFYYSNLSKKGLREPLIVTYV